Sequence from the Atribacterota bacterium genome:
ACCAGGAAAGATAAAGTCGAAATTAACTATGACGAAAGTCCGATCCTTACAGAACAGAACAACACCTTAAATGAAAGTCTTTCTACAATGTTTTCCAGCGGTGAAAAACTACTACCGGTCGTAAATAGACGTAATAAATTTATGGGTGTCATCCGATTAAATCATATATTTGAAGAATTTAATAAATAAACGGGGTAGTAAATATAATGAATCTATTTCAATATATTTCGGAAAATTTCAATAAAATAATGGAACTATTTGTGGAACATTTCTTTCTTTTCCTTTTTTCAATTATTATTACAACAATAATCGGGGTTTCCTTAAGTATTATTGCCACTGATGAAGGAAGAGAAAAAATAGGAAAAACAATTTTGTCAATTACCGGTGCTGCCCAAGCAGTACCCTCTATTGCAGTAATTGCACTGGTTTTTATATATGTTGGCATCGGTAAGACCCCAACTATTATTTCCCTCATCATTTATAGCCTTGTTCCTGTTATATTTAATGCCACATCGGGAATTTTAAGTGTTCCTAAAGGTGTTATCGAAGCAGGTAAAGGTATGGGATTTACTAAAAACCAGATTCTCTGGAAA
This genomic interval carries:
- a CDS encoding ABC transporter permease, whose protein sequence is MNLFQYISENFNKIMELFVEHFFLFLFSIIITTIIGVSLSIIATDEGREKIGKTILSITGAAQAVPSIAVIALVFIYVGIGKTPTIISLIIYSLVPVIFNATSGILSVPKGVIEAGKGMGFTKNQILWKLKIPIAVPVIMGGIRSAATIIIGTAVIASVIGGGGLGDLIFTGLKLNRPEALVAGAASSAILAIIIDRILGYVEKIITPKGLKVEK